A window from Leptospira meyeri encodes these proteins:
- the purL gene encoding phosphoribosylformylglycinamidine synthase subunit PurL yields MEKEKVSLEDAKEHGLTETEFVEIQKILGRMPNSTELGIFSAMWSEHCSYKNSILKLKTLPTKSEKLLAQAGEENAGAMDIGDGLAVVFKIESHNHPTAVEPYQGAATGVGGIMRDIFTMGARPITSLNSLRFGDPKEARNKYLLTRAVKGIGDYGNSLGIAVGGGELFIHPTFTKNPLVNAMTVGIARHDQMASASTKGKVGFKVYIVGATTGRDGIHGASFASKDLTKESEEKRSAVQVGDPFMEKLLMEASLEAIQKNLLVGIQDMGAAGISCATSEMSAKGKTGMDVDLDKVPLRESDMNAYEIMLSESQERMLVIPETGKEEELVSIFHKWGLNAVEIGTVTGDGILRIRKDGKLKAEIPADSLVLGGGAPRYVREEKRPAYLDEVTKFDPNKINDLSKDTVSQTLNTLLSSLNISSRRPLYEQYDTEVGLVKVVEPGEDGGLVRIPGTKKGIAVATDCNSRYTYLNPYEGAQIAVCESARNVAATGAEPYGVTNNLNFGNPYIPENYYIFSECVRGLGDACRFLGLPVTGGNVSFYNESPEGPVFPTPTIGMVGVIDDVAKGLHTYPRTKEDVVYALVGEFQPTISASEYLYRFHGLDTGKIPTISLTKEKAAIDTLISCRKEGLLTSAKDLSLGGLLVALAKIVISGTKGLEVNLEGLQKSFPRLDELCFGETGASFVISFLSKDEEKVKEKYTKAGLGFTTLGKSNSKSSLSVKGNGFQWEWTSKSLETEFEAGLKGYFE; encoded by the coding sequence ATGGAAAAAGAGAAAGTTAGTCTGGAAGATGCAAAAGAACACGGACTTACAGAAACTGAATTTGTAGAGATCCAAAAGATCTTAGGAAGAATGCCCAACTCCACAGAACTGGGAATCTTTTCCGCCATGTGGTCGGAACACTGCTCTTATAAAAATTCAATTTTAAAATTAAAAACACTGCCAACTAAGTCGGAGAAACTCCTCGCACAAGCTGGGGAAGAAAATGCAGGGGCCATGGACATTGGTGATGGTCTAGCAGTTGTTTTCAAAATCGAAAGTCACAACCATCCAACGGCTGTAGAACCTTACCAAGGTGCAGCGACTGGTGTTGGTGGGATCATGCGAGATATTTTTACTATGGGGGCTCGCCCCATCACTTCCCTCAACTCACTTCGGTTTGGTGATCCAAAAGAAGCTCGTAACAAATATCTTTTAACAAGAGCCGTCAAAGGGATTGGTGATTACGGCAACTCTCTTGGGATTGCCGTAGGTGGTGGAGAATTATTCATCCATCCCACGTTTACCAAAAATCCACTCGTCAATGCAATGACAGTAGGAATTGCTCGTCACGACCAAATGGCTTCTGCTTCTACCAAAGGAAAAGTAGGATTCAAAGTGTACATCGTAGGTGCCACAACAGGAAGAGACGGAATCCACGGTGCCAGTTTCGCTTCCAAAGACCTCACCAAAGAATCCGAAGAAAAAAGATCCGCCGTCCAAGTGGGCGATCCCTTTATGGAAAAACTTCTGATGGAAGCATCCCTCGAAGCCATCCAAAAAAATCTCCTTGTGGGAATCCAAGATATGGGTGCGGCCGGAATTTCTTGTGCCACATCGGAGATGAGTGCCAAAGGAAAAACCGGAATGGATGTGGACTTAGACAAAGTTCCTCTACGTGAGTCGGATATGAACGCCTACGAAATCATGCTTTCCGAATCCCAAGAACGAATGCTCGTCATTCCGGAAACAGGAAAGGAAGAAGAACTGGTTTCTATCTTTCACAAATGGGGCCTGAATGCTGTAGAGATTGGAACAGTCACTGGTGATGGAATCCTTCGCATCCGAAAAGATGGAAAACTCAAAGCAGAAATTCCAGCAGACTCACTCGTACTGGGTGGTGGTGCTCCAAGGTATGTGAGAGAAGAAAAAAGACCAGCTTACCTCGATGAGGTGACAAAGTTTGATCCTAACAAAATCAATGATTTGTCAAAAGACACAGTTTCCCAAACGTTAAATACTCTTCTCTCTTCTTTAAATATCAGCTCCAGACGTCCCCTCTATGAACAGTATGATACAGAAGTGGGTCTTGTAAAAGTAGTTGAACCTGGAGAAGACGGCGGGCTTGTGCGCATTCCGGGAACCAAAAAAGGGATCGCTGTCGCCACAGACTGTAACTCTCGTTATACGTATCTTAACCCATACGAAGGGGCTCAAATTGCCGTTTGTGAATCGGCAAGAAACGTTGCCGCGACAGGTGCGGAACCTTACGGAGTCACAAACAACCTAAACTTTGGAAACCCTTACATCCCAGAAAACTACTATATCTTTAGTGAATGTGTAAGAGGACTTGGAGATGCTTGTCGATTCCTTGGACTTCCCGTGACTGGCGGAAACGTATCTTTCTACAATGAATCCCCAGAAGGCCCAGTTTTCCCAACACCTACCATTGGTATGGTGGGCGTGATTGATGATGTAGCAAAAGGACTTCATACCTACCCTCGCACGAAAGAAGATGTAGTGTATGCCCTTGTGGGAGAATTCCAACCCACTATCTCGGCTTCAGAATACCTTTACCGTTTCCATGGACTTGACACAGGGAAAATTCCAACCATTTCTCTCACAAAAGAAAAAGCGGCCATTGACACACTCATCTCTTGCCGTAAAGAAGGACTTCTCACCTCCGCCAAAGACCTGTCACTCGGTGGCCTTCTTGTGGCACTTGCAAAAATCGTAATTTCAGGAACCAAAGGACTCGAAGTCAACTTAGAAGGATTACAAAAAAGTTTCCCTCGTCTCGACGAACTTTGTTTTGGTGAAACAGGAGCTTCCTTTGTCATTAGTTTTCTGTCCAAAGACGAAGAAAAAGTCAAAGAAAAATACACCAAAGCAGGACTTGGTTTTACAACTCTAGGGAAATCCAATTCCAAATCTTCTCTTTCTGTCAAAGGAAATGGATTCCAATGGGAATGGACTTCCAAATCGTTAGAAACAGAATTTGAGGCCGGCCTGAAAGGTTATTTCGAATAG
- a CDS encoding DNA polymerase domain-containing protein: protein METFKGYLFDIYHSEQKIYLWLRSLEGELRLFSDEFFPTIYIHAPKNILQKLVKRFYELNALAEIPTFTEKRLFYENKTVSVLKLVISKPQLLPKITNKLFNLYGKYDIYHSDIEITTGYMVEKDIYPLAYLEISYETKHNQNQIRNIQCLSDIHDLDYEIPNFRTVSLYLERSQRISFQHNTLIVETDSDQYKIPTDNSTNLIHKLNQLFKKYDPDIVLTSYGDQILFPYLFKASQENHIPTEFDRDKTSTIRRSIQTQGTSFNTYGTIVFRAPSYPLFGRWHIDSKNGFVYKEADLMGIIELARISRLPIQKMARASTGKALTYIEVDVALRMNYLVPWQKSALEAPKTALDLLNADKGGLVFQADIQNGFVLENVAQLDFSQMYPKVMVTHNISPETINCLCCKDDSKTEIVPSLGYRVCNKRRGVVSEALAHVIERRAHYKKQCKEPSQTNKHYIEQKQSSLKWMLVTSFGYLGYRNAKFGKLESHEAVTAFGREKLILAKEIAEEYGYNLVHAITDCIFIQKKDKSPISESHLLEICKTIKIKTKITMDIEGIFSWLSFPPSTQNEKMPVANRYMGRFTDGNFKGRGIALRRKDYPYYIKTAQQEMIRWMCQFKTIADMQSREDEILEIFKKYDAPLSKGDVYWKDLLILRSTSHDPGDYSVDAPSAVAVKDLLEMGIHVQAGEKIRYLVVNKKSEQKGERYKTEERIESKNSQNLLIYDKTYYRKRLLASFKEIWTGISSFQNFNDLISDEQPLPFKF, encoded by the coding sequence ATGGAAACATTCAAGGGTTACTTGTTTGATATCTACCACTCTGAACAAAAAATCTACCTTTGGTTAAGGTCTCTCGAGGGAGAACTTCGATTATTTTCTGATGAATTTTTCCCAACAATCTACATCCACGCACCCAAAAACATTCTTCAAAAATTAGTAAAACGATTTTATGAGTTAAACGCGTTAGCAGAAATTCCCACCTTTACAGAAAAACGTCTCTTCTATGAAAACAAAACAGTCTCAGTTTTAAAATTAGTAATTTCTAAACCACAACTACTACCAAAAATCACAAATAAACTTTTTAATCTCTACGGAAAATACGATATCTATCATTCAGATATTGAAATCACAACGGGTTATATGGTCGAAAAAGACATTTACCCGCTAGCATATTTAGAAATAAGTTACGAAACAAAACACAACCAAAACCAAATTAGAAACATTCAGTGTTTATCAGATATCCATGATTTGGATTATGAAATCCCAAACTTTAGGACAGTCTCTCTCTACTTAGAAAGAAGCCAAAGGATCTCTTTCCAACACAACACACTCATTGTTGAAACCGATTCCGATCAGTATAAAATACCAACAGACAATTCCACGAATTTGATTCATAAACTAAATCAACTATTCAAAAAATATGATCCCGATATAGTTCTCACCTCCTACGGTGACCAAATCCTATTTCCCTATCTCTTTAAAGCTTCACAAGAAAATCATATACCAACAGAATTTGATAGAGACAAAACAAGCACAATCAGACGTTCAATACAAACACAAGGAACTAGTTTTAATACTTACGGGACAATCGTGTTTAGAGCTCCGTCCTACCCTCTGTTTGGTCGATGGCATATAGACTCAAAAAACGGATTTGTTTACAAAGAAGCAGATCTTATGGGAATTATTGAGCTTGCTCGTATCTCTCGTTTACCAATCCAAAAGATGGCAAGAGCATCAACAGGAAAAGCACTCACCTATATTGAGGTAGATGTAGCACTGCGCATGAACTATCTTGTCCCTTGGCAAAAAAGTGCATTAGAGGCACCAAAAACAGCCTTGGATCTTTTAAACGCCGACAAAGGAGGACTGGTTTTTCAAGCAGATATTCAAAATGGATTTGTACTAGAAAATGTTGCTCAATTAGATTTTTCTCAAATGTATCCAAAGGTGATGGTTACACACAATATATCTCCCGAAACGATCAATTGTTTGTGTTGCAAAGATGATTCCAAAACAGAAATAGTTCCATCTTTAGGATATCGAGTCTGTAACAAAAGAAGAGGTGTTGTTTCCGAAGCACTTGCACATGTCATAGAACGCAGAGCCCATTATAAAAAACAATGTAAAGAACCAAGTCAAACCAACAAACATTATATAGAACAAAAACAATCCAGTTTAAAATGGATGTTGGTTACCTCTTTCGGCTATTTAGGTTACCGAAATGCAAAATTCGGGAAACTAGAAAGCCACGAAGCAGTCACAGCTTTCGGAAGAGAAAAATTAATTCTGGCAAAAGAAATTGCAGAAGAGTATGGATACAACCTTGTGCATGCAATTACCGATTGTATCTTCATTCAAAAAAAAGATAAATCACCAATCTCAGAAAGTCATCTTTTAGAAATATGTAAAACGATAAAAATAAAAACAAAAATAACAATGGATATAGAAGGTATCTTCTCCTGGTTATCTTTTCCACCATCCACTCAAAATGAAAAAATGCCAGTTGCCAACCGATACATGGGAAGATTTACCGATGGGAATTTCAAAGGAAGAGGCATCGCCTTACGGAGAAAAGACTATCCTTATTATATAAAAACTGCCCAACAGGAAATGATTCGGTGGATGTGTCAGTTTAAAACGATAGCTGACATGCAATCAAGAGAGGATGAGATTTTAGAAATCTTCAAAAAATATGACGCCCCACTCTCAAAAGGCGATGTTTACTGGAAAGATCTTCTCATACTAAGATCCACTTCTCACGATCCAGGAGATTACAGTGTAGACGCACCAAGTGCGGTGGCAGTCAAAGACTTATTAGAAATGGGTATCCACGTCCAAGCAGGAGAAAAAATTCGATATTTGGTAGTAAATAAAAAATCAGAACAAAAGGGAGAGAGATACAAAACAGAAGAAAGAATAGAAAGTAAAAACTCACAAAACCTATTAATCTACGATAAAACCTATTACAGAAAACGACTACTCGCCTCATTCAAAGAAATCTGGACAGGAATTTCCAGTTTCCAAAACTTCAACGACCTAATCAGCGACGAACAGCCATTACCATTCAAATTTTAG
- a CDS encoding flavin reductase family protein: MPTPIDQFKTSLSLWASGVCVITYESKEKKGGITVSSFSSVSLEPPLVLFCLAKDSSAKTPIEKAGNFVVNILSSDQKQISADFASGSLDKAVVLEGLKPGTLSTGAPVLPDALASLDCKVNQTIDAGDHWILIGLVEAVVTREGSPLLYFNRNYRELV; this comes from the coding sequence ATGCCAACACCCATCGACCAGTTTAAAACTTCACTTTCGCTTTGGGCGAGTGGAGTTTGTGTGATTACTTATGAATCAAAAGAAAAAAAAGGAGGAATCACTGTTTCTAGTTTTTCTTCTGTTTCCCTCGAACCGCCGTTAGTTTTATTCTGTTTGGCCAAAGACTCCAGCGCCAAAACACCCATCGAAAAAGCCGGAAACTTCGTCGTGAATATTCTTTCTTCCGACCAAAAACAAATTTCCGCTGATTTTGCTTCTGGTTCCCTGGACAAAGCGGTTGTTTTGGAAGGACTGAAACCAGGAACTCTTTCTACCGGTGCCCCGGTTTTACCGGATGCCTTGGCCTCACTCGACTGTAAAGTGAACCAAACCATCGATGCCGGGGACCATTGGATCCTCATCGGTCTTGTGGAAGCAGTGGTAACTCGGGAAGGTTCTCCCCTCCTCTACTTCAATCGCAATTATAGGGAACTCGTTTAA
- a CDS encoding Fur family transcriptional regulator: MKALTKHRELIFNDLKERKDHPTAKMVFESVRGKADKISFATVYNSLEYLVEHKMVNKLNIESDSVRYDAFLDDHSHLLCSDCGKILDVPPLKLSADTDWQGLGFQVKHVDIVVSGICSSCHS, from the coding sequence ATGAAAGCACTCACAAAACATAGAGAACTAATTTTTAATGACCTAAAAGAAAGAAAAGACCACCCCACAGCAAAGATGGTTTTTGAATCAGTAAGGGGAAAGGCTGACAAAATTAGTTTTGCCACCGTTTACAATTCACTTGAATATCTAGTGGAACACAAGATGGTAAACAAACTAAATATCGAATCGGATTCGGTTCGTTATGATGCCTTTTTGGATGACCACTCCCATTTGCTTTGCAGTGATTGCGGGAAAATTTTGGATGTCCCTCCTTTGAAGCTCAGTGCGGATACAGACTGGCAAGGATTAGGGTTTCAGGTGAAACACGTCGATATCGTGGTTTCTGGCATCTGTTCTTCCTGCCACTCCTAG
- the mutL gene encoding DNA mismatch repair endonuclease MutL, whose product MGIIHSLSADLINQIAAGEVIESTHSILKELIENSIDAGATKIEIATDSAGFGRILVSDNGHGIQKEDLPLAIKRYATSKIQDFHDLEHLFTFGFRGEALASIASVSRMVLESGTDGNRTAYRVTVEEGKIVKEEEIPFFLGTKIEIKDLFYNTPVRRKFLKTETGEEKKNRARVQTMAVSEPKIGFRYLQNGKEVLNVVPEDGLERVLSVYGENLRDHLLPVNSSRNGMTLRGWISHPDFYKSSRAGQFFFVNNRSVELKFSAQILKRCYGELLPSGAFPYAYLFFDLPREFVDVNVHPQKKEVRFLSEETITGILFQGITEVLRTSTPVEFLEMRRRLSMPIPYENRGGEGGFGTGYGGGSGFGGPGFGRGMFGNLQTEGETLIGPSSIEGRQGFSLEGIGAGTNLHLLGENLTKHNLFVPKKHYGVLFETFILAEAEDGLYIIDQHTAHERIRYEEVLRDLKSKAYKSQSLLTPIRLELTKEEAEEMLEERTRFLELGITLEPFSGGTILIREVPSYIDPGKEIETILDLWERFKQKDPEDKELYDEMAKCVACRSAIKKGDQVSDAIIGELLQRLSYCENPSLCPHGRPTLIKLTRKDLETMFHRI is encoded by the coding sequence ATGGGCATCATTCATTCACTTTCGGCGGACCTTATCAACCAAATTGCCGCCGGAGAGGTGATTGAATCTACCCATTCGATTCTCAAAGAACTCATCGAAAATTCCATCGATGCCGGTGCCACAAAGATCGAAATTGCTACCGATTCCGCTGGGTTCGGTCGTATCCTTGTCTCAGACAATGGGCATGGAATCCAAAAAGAGGATTTGCCTCTTGCCATCAAACGTTACGCCACTTCCAAAATCCAAGATTTCCATGACTTAGAACATCTCTTTACCTTTGGGTTTCGGGGAGAGGCTCTTGCTTCCATTGCATCTGTTTCTCGGATGGTTTTGGAATCAGGGACAGATGGAAATCGCACGGCCTACCGCGTGACAGTGGAAGAAGGAAAAATCGTAAAAGAAGAAGAGATTCCTTTTTTCCTAGGAACCAAAATTGAAATCAAAGATTTGTTTTATAATACGCCCGTTAGGCGAAAGTTCTTAAAAACCGAAACGGGAGAAGAGAAAAAAAATAGGGCACGAGTACAAACCATGGCAGTCTCCGAACCAAAGATCGGATTTCGGTATTTGCAGAATGGAAAGGAAGTTTTGAATGTAGTTCCCGAAGACGGCCTCGAACGTGTGTTATCGGTTTATGGTGAAAATTTACGGGATCATCTTTTGCCAGTGAATTCCAGCCGGAATGGAATGACCCTTCGGGGTTGGATCTCTCATCCTGATTTTTATAAATCTTCTCGTGCGGGACAGTTTTTCTTTGTGAACAACCGTTCGGTGGAATTAAAGTTTTCGGCACAAATTCTCAAACGTTGTTATGGGGAACTCCTTCCCAGTGGTGCCTTTCCTTATGCGTATCTTTTTTTTGATCTTCCTCGTGAGTTTGTGGATGTGAATGTTCATCCACAAAAAAAAGAGGTTCGGTTTTTATCAGAAGAAACCATCACAGGAATTCTTTTCCAAGGGATCACAGAAGTTTTAAGAACCTCCACCCCTGTGGAATTTTTAGAAATGCGACGTAGACTTTCCATGCCCATTCCCTATGAAAATCGTGGGGGCGAGGGTGGTTTTGGTACTGGGTATGGAGGAGGTTCTGGGTTTGGTGGCCCAGGATTTGGACGGGGGATGTTCGGAAACCTGCAAACCGAAGGGGAAACACTCATTGGACCAAGTTCCATTGAAGGAAGACAAGGATTTTCCCTGGAAGGTATTGGTGCAGGAACCAACTTACATTTATTAGGTGAAAATCTCACCAAACACAATTTGTTTGTTCCAAAAAAACATTATGGGGTTTTGTTTGAAACCTTTATCTTGGCGGAGGCCGAGGATGGACTCTATATCATCGACCAACATACTGCTCATGAAAGGATTCGTTACGAAGAAGTTTTACGAGACCTAAAGTCCAAAGCGTATAAGTCGCAAAGTCTACTCACACCCATTCGGTTGGAACTCACAAAAGAAGAAGCTGAAGAGATGTTAGAAGAACGAACTCGGTTTTTGGAACTGGGAATCACCCTCGAACCATTTTCGGGAGGAACCATTCTTATCCGCGAAGTGCCGTCTTATATTGATCCAGGCAAAGAAATAGAAACCATTTTGGATTTATGGGAAAGGTTCAAACAAAAAGACCCAGAAGACAAAGAACTCTATGATGAAATGGCAAAATGTGTGGCCTGTCGTTCTGCCATCAAAAAGGGAGACCAAGTTTCTGACGCAATCATCGGGGAACTTTTGCAAAGATTATCTTACTGCGAGAATCCATCTCTTTGCCCTCACGGGAGGCCGACTCTCATCAAACTCACAAGAAAAGATCTAGAAACTATGTTTCATAGGATCTAG
- a CDS encoding RNA polymerase sigma factor, producing the protein MPRPLEGKNMTLREKEKILLQKIKAGDPTAYMTLVSPFRERLFRKAVSMVKDGDDAEDIVQDALISGYKSIQNFRAEAGVYTWLYRIVVNKSKDLLAKKKRGREKPMDDSGDNQFVDSRVGYEKKLELSEESRYLMDKIALLEDSYKQVLELRYFENLSYNEIAEIMECNVGTVKSRLFKAKEFLKHLIQKDEKGEGFFEK; encoded by the coding sequence ATGCCACGCCCCCTAGAAGGCAAAAATATGACCCTGCGGGAGAAGGAAAAAATCCTCCTCCAAAAGATCAAAGCAGGGGATCCGACTGCCTACATGACCTTAGTGTCCCCTTTCCGAGAAAGATTGTTCCGCAAAGCTGTTTCCATGGTAAAAGATGGAGACGATGCGGAGGATATCGTCCAAGACGCCCTGATTTCCGGTTATAAATCCATCCAAAACTTCCGTGCAGAGGCTGGGGTTTACACCTGGCTCTACCGCATTGTGGTGAATAAGTCCAAGGATTTGCTCGCCAAGAAGAAACGAGGTCGAGAAAAACCCATGGATGACTCGGGAGATAACCAATTTGTGGATTCTCGTGTCGGATATGAAAAAAAATTGGAACTTTCTGAAGAGTCTCGTTATCTAATGGATAAGATTGCACTCTTAGAAGATTCCTACAAACAAGTTTTGGAGCTTCGTTATTTCGAAAATCTTTCGTATAATGAAATTGCTGAGATCATGGAATGTAACGTAGGTACAGTTAAGAGTCGTCTCTTCAAGGCGAAGGAGTTTTTGAAGCACCTCATCCAG